Below is a genomic region from Saccharomyces eubayanus strain FM1318 chromosome XV, whole genome shotgun sequence.
AATACCCAAGTTAtagatttttgtttcccaTAAAGGCATTAGGTATGTATACCAAAGCATATGAACCAGattgtttttgatcttATTTATAGATTTTAAAAAGGCTACAAGGATGAGAACGTagtatatttatttatatttgtaCTAAAATAGATGAAAGCAAGGTAATGTGCAACTCGCAGCGATATTTTGATACTTTATGATAGTATTATAGCTTGTTATAGGAAATACTATATTATCCTTTTGCACgaatttgcttttttttttcgtttcaatttttcaactaagcggaagaagaaaaaaatttcaagttAAGCTCATCACTTCATCATTATAAATGGTTCGTGtgcttcaaaaaaattagtgATCGTGGTTTtcagagaaagagaagataCCTCGTAAGAAaccaataaaaaacatCCAGACAAAATGCATTTGATGTACACTTTAGGCCCAGACGGCAAAAGAATCTACAcattgaagaagagcaCTGAGACCGGCGAAATTACAAAGTCTGCTCATCCAGCCAGATTTTCTCCAGATGACAAATATTCAAGACAAAGAGTtactttgaagaagaggttTGGTTTGGTACCCGGCCAATAAATATGGGAAGTTTAAGGGGATTTTGTATAATATGTTATTACGGCTAGGATGATAACGGAGGAGATTACTCTTTTTAGTTTGCTATCTCTTAGTCCTACATAGAATTGATAAGTTTTTTAGACGATAAATACCAATATTAATCGATCGATTTTATGTTTTAGTTTTGACGAAACAGCAGTCTTCCGTGTTTCAAAtccaattttttattacctCCGTTAAATTCTCAGTTGCCTACCTTTAGCTTGAGGTGTAGGGTTGACTCACGGTTGGCATACGTAGTGTTATAAAGTAGTGTTTCACGCTACAGCGATGAAGGTCAAACCCTGTAGCAATTAGCTTGCGTCTTGAGCTCAATACCAGGTCCTCGCCCCTTAATCCTTGAGCTCCTTTCCAACTCCCTAAAAGAGACTAGCTCGAAAGGAAGGCTGCAACCATATTCAACaaatttcctctttgaacCTAAAAGTATATGATATCTATTATGGTTGTATGGCAGTGTTTTAAATTGTTGATTCAACCGAAAAGCCTAATAGCTTTTAATACGGATACTGCTTACGCTAAAGCGAGAAAAATAACcaattctgaaaaaagcAACTTAGcatcaaacaataaatgACGAAACGTGTATTTAGTGAGCCCCATAGAGGAAGTGTGTATATTGGGAGAGCTCTTAACGACTCATttgctggaaaaaaaaaaaccgtaCTCGAGTGGGAACCTACCGATTAAATTATGGAAACAATTGATATCCAGAATCGATCATTTGTGGTTCGTTGGGTAAAATGTGGGCGTGGCGATATAATCAACTATCAGATTAAGCCATTGAAGAAATCTATTGAAATCGGTATCTATAAGAAGTTGAAATCTAGTGTAGATGATCATGCATCCGCTGTTCTCATTGCACCTGACACCAAAACTTTGTTGGACTATACGACAAAATCTCTATTAAATAAAGGAAGCTCGGGTCACACAGAGGAACATCACAGACGTCCTTCTCAGACTTCGCATAATTCTAGTAATGGATCGGATGGCAAGAGAAAGGAGAGATCATATTCTTCGCTGTCCATTAGTAGCATACAGCAGCAATCTCAAGAAATACCTTTACGTGAGAAACTATCCGGGTCGGGATTTACACTAGTTAAAAGGGTCGGCAATGTTTCAGGCAACACCATGGTTCAAGGTGACCTTGAAGTAAAAGACACTGATTACTATTATGCTTTTATATTGGACAACTCGTCCtctaaaaatgcaaagaagaaaattctCTTTAATGCGAGTGTTATAAACGGCGACAATCAGTCTATGATAAGCACAAGATCGACACCTCCAACAAGGCCTGCAAATTTGAGTARAACATCAACCCAACAGGACATGTTGTTTAGAGTAGGACAAGGTCGTTATCTGCAAGGCTAtctcttgaagaaaagaagaaagaggtTACAAGGTTTCAAGAAAAGGTTTTTCACTTTAGACTTTAGATACGGAACCCTGTCGTACTATTTGAATGACCATAATCGAACTTGCAGAGGCGAAATTGTTATAAGTTTATCATCTGTCAGTGCCAATAAGAAGGATAGAATAATTATCATTGATTCTGGTATGGAAGTTTGGGTACTAAAAGCTacaagcaaagaaaattggCAGTCGTGGGTTGATGCATTACAATCCTGTTTTGACGATCAATTTGAAGAGAGAGATATATCCATATTGGAGGAAAGCCCGGAGTCCCTTGATGGTGGTGAGCAAGTAGATAATAAGAACACCCAGAAAGATCGTGATCAGATAACACCCACCGTTACCACTAAATCTACACAATCACGTACACAGCATAGTCTGAAAGATGTCGATGAAATGTATATACCGCTCTCTAGCGAATCATACGCTACTTTTTCTATGAACCTGCGTTTGATCCAACAACGACTAGAACAATGTAAAAAGGACTCCTTATCTTACA
It encodes:
- the NOP10 gene encoding snoRNP complex protein NOP10, which encodes MHLMYTLGPDGKRIYTLKKSTETGEITKSAHPARFSPDDKYSRQRVTLKKRFGLVPGQ